In Triticum urartu cultivar G1812 chromosome 6, Tu2.1, whole genome shotgun sequence, the following proteins share a genomic window:
- the LOC125513402 gene encoding DNA repair protein XRCC3 homolog, whose amino-acid sequence MRPPAPKTSAYSQQEPRPENLLLLASPRAAKLSLGCPLLDRLLSGGLPAASVTEIAGESAAGKTQLCLQLALLAPLSPHPSSSLFLCSDVPFPLRRLRLLAPKSRPDLLDHVLVAAVHSPSDLLSLLSRAQYHLSHPSRSPHPLPIRVILLDSIASLFRADFDASPADLKRRSGLFFKISAKLKELAHRHQCVVVVTNQVVDVVEGNTGNTVAWSSGRQVSPALGLAWANCVNTRLFLTREVDSNGGSARRHMKVAFAPHLPVRTCEFVIRRDGVFGVEPAQR is encoded by the coding sequence ATGCGGCCTCCGGCGCCCAAGACCTCCGCCTACAGCCAACAAGAACCTCGTCCGGAGAACCTTCTTCTCCTCGCTTCCCCCCGCGCTGCCAAACTCTCCCTTGGCTGCCCCCTCTTGGACCGCCTCCTCTCCGGTGGCCTCCCCGCCGCGTCGGTCACAGAGATTGCTGGCGAATCCGCCGCCGGGAAGACCCAGCTTTGCCTccagctcgccctcctcgcgCCCCTCTCCCCTCACCCTTCCTCCTCCCTCTTCTTATGCTCCGACGTCCCCTTtcccctccgccgcctccgcctccttGCCCCCAAATCGCGGCCAGACCTCCTGGATCACGTCCTTGTGGCCGCTGTACACTCCCCCTCCGACCTCCTCTCCCTCCTATCCCGCGCCCAGTACCACCTCTCCCACCCGAGTCGCTCCCCCCACCCCCTGCCTATCCGCGTCATCCTCCTTGACTCCATCGCTTCCCTCTTCCGCGCCGACTTCGACGCCTCACCCGCCGACCTCAAACGCCGGTCTGGGCTCTTCTTCAAGATATCCGCAAAACTCAAGGAACTGGCTCACAGGCACCAATGTGTGGTTGTGGTTACCAACCAGGTGGTCGACGTGGTGGAGGGGAACACGGGAAACACCGTGGCCTGGTCGTCGGGGCGGCAGGTGAGCCCTGCGCTGGGGCTTGCGTGGGCCAACTGCGTCAACACTCGGCTGTTCCTGACGCGGGAGGTGGATAGCAACGGTGGGAGTGCCAGGAGGCACATGAAGGTGGCCTTCGCGCCGCACTTGCCGGTGCGGACGTGTGAGTTCGTGATACGGAGGGACGGTGTCTTCGGCGTTGAGCCGGCACAAAGGTAG